From Pseudomonas sp. stari2:
TGTGTGGGTGACCCTGCAGAAGACGGCGGTGCTGTTCCACTAAGTAAAACGTCGTAACCCTGTGGGAGCGAGCCTGCTCGCGATAGCGGTCTGACAGTCGACAGTGATGTTGAATGTGCGGCCCTCATCGCGGGCAAGCTCGCTCCCACAGTTGTTTTGGGCTGTATGAAATGGCTTGTATGGACATGTCTATCCCCGACAGTACGGGCTTCTATCCGTCTGCCATATCACGTCTCGTGTTTCTGTTTCGGCCCCGCGCCCCTATAATGGCTGCCTTTTTCGCCCAATGATTTTGCGGAGCTGGTGATGGCCGAACGTAAGGCGTCTGTCGAGCGCGACACTCTGGAAACCCAGATCAAAGCCTCGATCAACCTTGATGGCACCGGAAAGGCCCGATTCGATATCGGTGTTCCTTTTCTTGAGCACATGCTGGATCAGATCGCCCGTCACGGGTTGATCGACCTGGATATCCAATGCAAGGGCGATCTGCATATCGACGACCACCATACCGTGGAAGACGTCGGTATCACCCTTGGCCAGGCCTTCGCGCAAGCCATCGGCGACAAGAAAGGCATCCGTCGCTACGGCCACGCCTACGTGCCGCTCGATGAAGCGCTGTCGCGCGTAGTGATCGACTTCTCCGGCCGTCCGGGCCTGCAGATGCACGTGCCGTACACCCGCGCCACCGTCGGCGGTTTCGACGTCGACCTGTTCCAGGAATTCTTCCAGGGCTTCGTCAACCACGCGCTGGTCAGCCTGCACATCGACAACCTGCGCGGCACCAACACCCACCACCAGATCGAAACCGTGTTCAAGGCTTTCGGCCGCGCACTGCGCATGGCCGTCGAACTGGACGAGCGCATGGCCGGCCAGATGCCTTCGACCAAGGGCGTGCTGTAATGCAGACGGTTGCAGTCATCGATTACGGCATGGGCAACCTGCACTCGGTGGCCAAGGCCCTCGAGCACGTCGGCGCCGGCAAGGTGTTGATCACCAGCGATGCGGACGTGATCCGCGAAGCCGACCGCGTGGTTTTCCCCGGCGTCGGCGCGATTCGCGATTGCATGGCGGAGATCCGTCGCCTCGGTTTCGACTCGCTGGTACGCGAAGTCAGCCAGGATCGCCCGTTCCTCGGCATCTGCGTTGGCATGCAAGCCTTGCTCGACACCAGCGAAGAAAACGACGGCGTGGATTGCATCGGCCTGTTCCCGGGCGCGGTGAAGTTCTTCGGCAAAGACCTGCATGAAGACGGCGAGCACCTTAAAGTCCCGCACATGGGCTGGAACGAAGTGAAGCAGTCGGTGGATCACCCGCTTTGGCACAACATTCCGGACCTGGCGCGTTTCTACTTCGTGCACAGCTACTACATCGCCGCCGGTAATCCGCGCCAAGTGGTCGGCAGCGGTCATTACGGTGTCGATTTCGCCGCAGCGCTGGCCGAAGGTTCGCGTTTCGCCGTGCAGTTTCACCCGGAGAAGAGCCATACCCATGGCCTGCAATTGCTGCAGAACTTCGCGGCGTGGGACGGTCGCTGGTAAATGGCCACCAAGAAAAAACCGCCGATCCTGACCCTCACGCCCGAGCAGGAAAGCGATGCAAATCGCAAGATCCAGCGGTTCATGGAGGATCGTTTCGAACTGGACCTGGGTTCGTTCGAGGCGGCGGAAATTCTTGAGCTGTTTACCCGCGAAATTGCTCCGCACTATTACAACAGGGCGATTTTCGATGTGCAGACCCAGCTCAAGGAGCGGTTTGAAAGCATCGAAAGCGACCTGTGGGCGCTCGAGAAAAACTGATTTCCGAGCCAAGCTGAACATTCAAATTTGAAGGTTTGCCAGATGCTGATTATTCCCGCTATCGATCTTAAAGACGGTGCCTGCGTACGTCTGCGCCAGGGCCGCATGGAAGATTCCACAGTGTTCTCCGATGACCCGGTGAGCATGGCTGCCAAGTGGGTGGAGGGCGGTTGCCGTCGTCTGCATCTGGTCGATCTGAATGGCGCTTTCGAAGGTCAGCCGGTCAACGGCGAAGTGGTGACTGCGATTGCCAAGCGCTATCCGACCCTGCCGATCCAGATCGGCGGCGGTATTCGTTCGCTGGAAACCATCGAGCACTACGTCAAGGCCGGCGTGAGCTACGTGATCATCGGCACCAAGGCTGTGAAGAATCCGGCGTTCGTCGCTGAAGCCTGCCGCGCCTTCCCGGGCAAGATCATCGTCGGTCTGGATGCCAAGGACGGTTTTGTCGCCACCGATGGCTGGGCTGAAATCAGCACCGTGCAGGTCATCGACCTGGCCAAGCAATTCGAAGCCGACGGCGTGTCCTCGATCGTTTATACCGACATCGCCAAAGACGGCATGATGCAGGGCTGCAACGTACCGTTCACTGCTGCTCTGGCTGCTGCCACGAAGATCCCGGTGATCGCTTCCGGCGGCATTCACAACCTGGGTGACATCAAGTCGCTGCTTGACGCCAAGGCGCCAGGCATCATCGGCGCCATCACCGGCCGGGCGATCTACGAAGGCACCCTCGACGTCGCCGAAGCGCAAGCTTTCTGCGATTCGTATCAAGGCTGAGGACTGACCATGGCGCTGGCCAAACGCATCATCCCTTGCCTGGACGTGGACAACGGCCGGGTCGTCAAAGGTGTGAAGTTCGAGAACATCCGTGACGCCGGCGACCCGGTGGAAATCGCCCGTCGCTACGACGAGCAGGGTGCCGACGAGATTACCTTTCTCGATATCACCGCCAGCGTCGATGGCCGTGACACCACGCTGCACACCGTCGAACGCATGGCCAGTCAGGTGTTCATTCCGCTGACCGTCGGCGGTGGCGTGCGCACCGTGCAGGACATTCGCAACCTGCTCAACGCCGGTGCGGACAAGGTGTCGATCAACACCGCTGCCGTGTTCAACCCGGAATTCGTCGGCGAAGCGGCGCAGCATTTCGGCTCGCAATGCATCGTCGTCGCCATCGACGCGAAGAAGGTCTCGGGACCTGGCGAAACCCCGCGCTGGGAGATCTTCACTCACGGCGGTCGCAAACCGACCGGCCTCGACGCGGTCGAGTGGGCGAAGAAAATGGAAGGCCTGGGTGCCGGTGAAATCCTCCTGACCAGCATGGATCAGGACGGCATGAAAAACGGCTTTGACCTCGGCGTGACGCGCGCCATCAGCGATGCGCTGGGCATTCCGGTGATCGCTTCCGGCGGCGTCGGCAACCTGCAACATCTGGCTGACGGCATTCTTGAAGGTCACGCCAGCGCAGTACTGGCAGCGAGTATTTTCCACTTCGGCGAATACACGGTTCAGGAAGCCAAGGCTTACATGGCTCACCGCGGCATCGTAATGCGTTAAACAACCATACAGGCCAGTGGACAGCATGGCGTACCCAAGGCACTCTTGGGCACGCCATGGATTTCGGTAGCCCGACATGATCAAACGCCTGCTTCTCGCTCTCGCCAGTGCCTCCGTGTTGTTGATCAACGCTGGCCACGCCGAAGAAAGTCCCGACACCGATCTGGTGCTCCTCACCGAAAACTTCCCGCCGTACAACATGGCGAAGAACGGCAAGAATTTCGCTCAAGACGAAAACATCAACGGCATCGCCACTGACATCGTGCGCGAGATGTTCAAGCGTGCCGGCATCACTTACAGCCTGACCCTGCGCTTTCCTTGGGAGCGGGTCTACAAGCTGGCACTGGAGAATCCTGGTTATGGCGCGTTCGTCATGGCGCGCCTGCCGGATCGCGAGACGCTGTTCAAGTGGGTCGGCCCCATCGGCCCGGATGACTGGGTCATGCTGGCCAAGGCCGACAGCAAGATCACCCTCGAAACCCTGAATGACGCACGCAAATACAAGATCGGTGCCTACAAGGGCGATGCGATTGCCGAGACTCTGACCAAGCAGGGCCTGAAACCGGTGGTAGTTTTGCGTGATCAGGACAACGCCAAAAAGCTTGTCAGCGGCCAGATCGACCTGTGGGCCACCGGCGATCCTGCCGGGCGTTATCTGGCACGGCAGGATGGCGTGACCGGCTTGAAAACCGTGCTTCGCTTCAACAGCGCCGAGCTGTATCTGGCGCTGAACAAGGATGTGCCGGACGAGGCCGTTGCGAAGTTGCAGGCTGCGCTCGATCAGATGCGCAAGGACGGCGTGGTCGACGAGATCATGGGACGATATTTGTAACAGTGGGCTCCTCACCCATCGGCTGCGAGACGGTATCGACATTGTTGCTTTCGCTGTCTGAACGGCTTTCGCTTGCTTGCGGCTCTTGCGCCAGTTGTGGAGTGAAAATCAGCGTGCTATCGGTTTCTGGCGGATATTCGGTCAGATACAGGCTTTCGTCATCGGTGTAACCGATGCTGACCGCCACTGGCGTACCATCCGCACGTTTCAGCGTGTAAAAGCTCTGTATTTGATAGATCGCCACGGCCTTGCTTTTGGCTGCCATGGCGACGATGTCCAATGGGCGAGAATCATTCCAGCCGCTGGAAGATTTCTCGGAGTAAGTGAAGTCCTTGTACAAATGAGCCGAGAACCTGATGGGCCGGACGCCGCTCGCCCCCTTCTCCGACCACACCGTCGCAATTTCGATAGAGCTGAGGCGGCTGAAAATGTGCAGCATCTGTGCATTTTGAGCCCGGAGTGCTCGCCACTTGAAAGGTCGCGGTTGGTCACTGGTGTTGTGTCCATGTCCCACCAGCACATATTGATCCGTCCGCTCCAGACGGTAGAAAGGGGATGTACGCAACTGCTCGCCTGGAGGCAAGTGATCGGTCACGGTGAACCAGGGAATGCGAACAGTTTGAGTGAGTTTGGAGGGTTCCAGTTCTGAAGGTGCTTCATACCCCGATAGCTTTGGAGCCTCCGGGGCTGATGCTGACTGGCGAGGGATCTGCATCCGTAATGCGTAAGCGGCGGATGTAGCGGGTCTGGAATGGCTCTGGACACCGAAAAACGTCCCCGGTGCAAAGTAGATTTCACCAGCGGCAGCCTGCGGAGGATCAATGTTCCAGGCGCTGAAATTCTGCCTGGCGCCACTGCCTTTATCGTTCCAGATCAGGCCGCCGATCCCTGTGGCAATGACCAGGTCTTCCCGGACACAGCGGACCGCATTGAGTAATGGCTTGTCACGACCGTTGGAACAGACAAGCCCCATGGCCACGTAGCCGGCAGGAGGGATCGGGCGCCATACCGTGCAGTCGGCGGCGGCGCCGGAGTTGGAGTCTCTCCAGACTCTTTCATAGTCTGTGGGCGGGCTGAGTGCCCTGCCTTGGGAAGCATCCTCACTTTGCGGCTCGCCTTCGCAGACGACAGCCATGATTCTGTTTCCATTGACATTGTCGTATCCGGTCACCGCCAGATCCCCCAGAGGAAAATATCCTGGCAGCAGATCAGGGGCGGGGGTCGGGCGCCAGAAACTACCGACAGAGGAGCCCGAGCCCCGACTGTCCCATATCCTGTGAAACTCGCTGGTGAAATTGATCAGCAGATTGCCGAACTTTATCGATTCCATTTGCTCGGCCGGAAATGTGTTGCTGTCGTTGCTAGTCATAGTCAGTCCTGAAGTTTGAAAGGCGACTCGTGGAGGTCGCTGACACTTGCAAGGCTGACTATCCCGACTGGGCCAAGTCTTCTGGCGGTAACTATGTGTGACGGTTGTTTCAGGGCATTTATCGGTAGACACCGTCTTTGCCATGAGCGGCCGTGGCGCGATTGCTGCGCACACTGATCATCTGCTTGATGTCGATCCACTCGATGCCTTGAGCTTTCAACTTCGGCAGCTCCCGCTCCAGCACCGCCAGCGTCTGTGGATAAGGATGGCCGATCATCACCGCCGAACCCTGTTTGCGCGCCAGGTTGATCGCGGTCTGCAACTGGCTGTAGATCGCCGCTTCGGTGCGCTCGTCATCGAGAAACACGTCCCGCGAAACGCTTGCCAGATCGATCTTCTGTGCCTGTTGCGCAGCGACCGTTTGCGCGCTGGTGCGGCTGTCGACGAAGAACTTGTGGCGGCGCTGCAACTCACCCATCAACCATGCCATCGCCACAGGTTGTGCGGTCATGCGACTGCCCATGTGGTTGTTGATGCCTGCGGTGTACGGGACCATTTTGAATGCAGCGTTCAGCCGTTTCTCAAGTTCTTCGATGGGCAGTTCAGGATGCCAGGCAAACGGGCCGGTGGCCGGGTCCATCGGCATGTGCAGGATCACGATCTTGCCGGCGCGATGGGCTTCGCGGGCAAATTCGGTAGCGTGCGGGGTGTCGGGCATGATCGCCGTGGTGACCGGTCCGGGGAGGGCCAGCACACGACGATCCCGGGGCAGATTTTGCCCCAGGTCGTCGATGATCAGTGTCAGGTAGGCTTTTTGTGGTGTTGGTCTGGCGGGCTCTGCGTGAGCAGCCCCCACCAGACAGCACAGCAGGACAAAGACGAAACGCAAAGACATCCTCAACGGCCGGACGTGATGCTCAGGCCTTTGAGCAGGCTCAGGGCCTGGGCCAACTGGTAATCGTCATCCTGCGGCATGGCTTTCGGTTTGCCGCCGGAGCCGGTCGGTTTGTCCGCGCCGCCGTTGCCGTTGCCCAAGTGACCCTGCAGGTCGGCTTCCTTGAAGTAGTCGCCGTCCGCCTCGTTGGTGATCTTGGCCTTGCGCACTTCGATGTCCGGGACGATGCCCTGGGCCTGGATCGAGCGGCCGTTCGGCGTGAAGTACAGCGCGGTGGTGATCTTCAGCGCCCGGTCGTTGTTCAGCGGCAGCACGGTCTGCACCGAGCCTTTGCCGAAACTGGTGGTGCCCATGACCACGGCGCGTTTCTGGTCTTGCAGGGCGCCGGCGACGATTTCCGAGGCCGAGGCACTGCCACCGTTGATCAGCACAACCATCGGCACTGCTTCGCTTTCGTCCTTGCCGGTGGCGGAGAAACGCAGCTCGGAATTGGCGATCCGGCCCTTGGTGTAGACGATCAGGCCTTTGGTGATGAAGTGGTCGACCACTTCCACCGCCGCCTGCAGCACGCCGCCCGGGTTGTTGCGCAGGTCGAGAATGATGCCGTTGAGCTTCTTGCCGTTGTCCTTGCGCAGTTTGGCCAGGGCCTTGGAGACTTCCTCGCCGGTCTTGACCTGGAACTGGGTGATGCGGATCAGGCCATAACCCGATTCGAGCAGTTGCGCCTTGACGCTCTTCACCTGGATCACTGCGCGGGCCAGGGTCACGTCGAACGGCGTACCGCCGTCGCGGACCAGGGTCAGGGTGATTTTCTGGCCGATCTTGCCACGCATCTTGTCCACGGCTTCGGTCATGGTCTGGCCGCGGGTCGGCGCGCCGTTGATCTTGACGATGAAGTCGCCGGCCTGGATGCCGGCCTTCGATGCTGGCGTATCGTCGATTGGCGACACGACCTTGATGAAGCCGTCTTCCGAGCCGACTTCGATGCCCAGGCCGCCGAACTCACCGCTGGTGCTTTCCTGCAGCTCGGTGAAATCTTCCGGGCCGAGGTAGGCCGAGTGCGGGTCGAGGTTGCTGAGCATGCCTTTGATGGCATTTTCCAGCAGGGTCTTGTCGTCCACCGGTTCGACATAGGCGGCCTTGATCCGGTCCATGACCTCGGCAAAGGTGCGCAGCTCTTCCAGCGGCAACGGGGCCTTGGAAGTCGCGGCAGTGCCTGCCGGAGCGACAGCCGGAGCCGGTTGAGCGGCAAACGCCAGAGGCGCGCCGATCACCAGGGCGATCGTCAGGGCCAGCGAGGTAAGACGGGACAAATGCAGCATGTCGAACGAACTCCTAAAGTTGGTGACTCAACGCCTATCCTTGCGCGCGGCACCATTGCGCCGGATCACTCGGGTGACCCTGCTGACGAATTGCGAAATACAGCGCTGGTGTGTCCTGCCCACCACTGCTACCGACAGTGGAGATGGACTCACCGGCTTTTACCACGTCACCAGCCGACTTCAGCAGCGTCTGGTTATGACCGTAAAGGCTCAGAAAACCGTTGCCGTGGTCGAGGATCACCAGCAGCCCGGCACCGCGCAACCAGTCGGCAAACACCACGCGCCCGCCGTGTACGGCGTGCACCTGGCTGCCGGCGGAGGCGCTGATCATCACGCCATCCCACTTGGTTCGGGCATCGTCGCCACGGGTTTCACCGAAGCGTGCCAGCAGTCGACCATCAACCGGCCATGGAAGTTTTCCCCGGGTGGCAGCAAAAGGGCCGCCGAACGTCTCGCCGCTGCTGGAAACCAGCGCACCAGGTGTGGGTCTGGCTTGTTTGCGTGGGGCGTCGCTGGTGTCCGAGTCCGCATCGGCGCGGGCCTGGGCCTCACGCAAACGCTTTTTTTCGGCTTCCTGCTGGGCGATGAGCGCTTTCTGTCGCGCTTCTTCTGCCTCACGGGCCTGGCGGGCCAGGGTTTCTTCAATGGTTTTAAGGACTTTAGACAGGTCTGCCTGATCCTGCTCGCGGGCGGCCAGTTTCTGATCGCGTGCTTTCACGTCGTCGTTGAGCTTGGCCAGCACCTGCTGGCGCTCCTTGCGGACCTTGTCGAGTGCGTCGCGCTGGGTATCCAGGTCGCTTTTCTGCACCAGCAACTGGGCTTGCTGGGCCGAGATGTCTTTTTCGACATTGGCCAGCTGGCGCAGGGTTTCGTTGAAATTCTTCAGCTGTTCCAGGCGGGCCTGGCTCAGGTAGTCGTAATAGGTGAGGGTGCGGGCGAATTTCTCGGGATTCTGCTGATTGAGCAGCAGCTTGAGGTATTCCTGCCGACCGTTCTGGTAGGCCGCGCGGGCCTGGATGGCAATCAGTCGTTGCTGTTCAGTGCGCGCGCTCTGGAGTTTTTTTTTCTCCGCATCGAGCCGCTGCAGCTCGGATTCGCTCTTCTTCAGCTCTTTTTGCAGGGCGTCGACCTGTTTCTCGAGATTGCCCATCTCGGTTTCGGTGCCCTTGAGCTCTTTCTGTACGCCGGATTTTTCTTCCTGGAGCTTGCCCAGCAGCTTTTTCAGCTCGGCGATATCCTGACGCGTGGCTTCCAACTGTTGTTGGGTTTGCGCACGCTCGTCAGCGAAGGCCGGTTGGAGCAGGCATGTCAGAGCGAGGGCGATCAGGACGCGGAGCATAGGGGCGGGCGGCACCAGGGTAAAGGACGGCCTAGTATGCCCGCCCCACGCGGCAAAAAAAACGCCTCAAAGCCAACTGCTTTGAGGCGTTCGTCATAAAAAGCCGTTTCAGGCTGATTACAGGGCGTTTTTGATATCAGACCAGAATCGAAGTGCCAGTCATTTCCACTGGTTTTTCCAGGCCCAGCAGTTTGAGCATGGTCGGCGCCACGTCCGCCAGTACGCCGCCTTCGCGCACCTTGAGGTCGCGTTTGCCGACGTAGATGAACGGCACCGGCTCGGTGGTGTGCGCGGTGTGCGCCTGGCCGGTGGCTTCGTCGGCCATTTGTTCGACGTTACCGTGGTCGGCGGTGATCAGCGCTTCGCCGCCGACCTTTTCCAGCGCTTCGACGATGCGGCCCACGCAGGTGTCCAGGCATTCCACGGCTTTCACCGCCGCCTCGAATACGCCGCTATGGCCGACCATGTCGCCGTTGGCGTAGTTGACCACGATCACGTCGTAACGCTGGTGCTCGATGGCATCGACGATGCGATCAGTGACTTCCGGCGCGCTCATTTCCGGCTGCAAGTCATAGGTGGCGACTTTCGGCGACGGGATCAGGATGCGTTCTTCGCCCGGGAACGGCTCTTCGCGACCGCCGGAGAAGAAGAAGGTCACGTGGGCGTATTTCTCGGTTTCGGCGATACGCAGTTGAGTCTTGCCGTTCTTCGCCAGGTAATCGCCGAGCACGTTTTCCAGGCTGCCCGGTGCAAAGGCTGCGGGTGCCGGGATGCTGGCGGCGTACTGGGTCAGGCCGACGTACTGCACTTTTGGCTGGCGTGCGCGCTCGAATTCCTTGAAACCGTCTTCGACAAACACACGGCTCAGCTCACGGGC
This genomic window contains:
- a CDS encoding Vps62-related protein; its protein translation is MTSNDSNTFPAEQMESIKFGNLLINFTSEFHRIWDSRGSGSSVGSFWRPTPAPDLLPGYFPLGDLAVTGYDNVNGNRIMAVVCEGEPQSEDASQGRALSPPTDYERVWRDSNSGAAADCTVWRPIPPAGYVAMGLVCSNGRDKPLLNAVRCVREDLVIATGIGGLIWNDKGSGARQNFSAWNIDPPQAAAGEIYFAPGTFFGVQSHSRPATSAAYALRMQIPRQSASAPEAPKLSGYEAPSELEPSKLTQTVRIPWFTVTDHLPPGEQLRTSPFYRLERTDQYVLVGHGHNTSDQPRPFKWRALRAQNAQMLHIFSRLSSIEIATVWSEKGASGVRPIRFSAHLYKDFTYSEKSSSGWNDSRPLDIVAMAAKSKAVAIYQIQSFYTLKRADGTPVAVSIGYTDDESLYLTEYPPETDSTLIFTPQLAQEPQASESRSDSESNNVDTVSQPMGEEPTVTNIVP
- a CDS encoding ABC transporter substrate-binding protein translates to MIKRLLLALASASVLLINAGHAEESPDTDLVLLTENFPPYNMAKNGKNFAQDENINGIATDIVREMFKRAGITYSLTLRFPWERVYKLALENPGYGAFVMARLPDRETLFKWVGPIGPDDWVMLAKADSKITLETLNDARKYKIGAYKGDAIAETLTKQGLKPVVVLRDQDNAKKLVSGQIDLWATGDPAGRYLARQDGVTGLKTVLRFNSAELYLALNKDVPDEAVAKLQAALDQMRKDGVVDEIMGRYL
- the hisB gene encoding imidazoleglycerol-phosphate dehydratase HisB encodes the protein MAERKASVERDTLETQIKASINLDGTGKARFDIGVPFLEHMLDQIARHGLIDLDIQCKGDLHIDDHHTVEDVGITLGQAFAQAIGDKKGIRRYGHAYVPLDEALSRVVIDFSGRPGLQMHVPYTRATVGGFDVDLFQEFFQGFVNHALVSLHIDNLRGTNTHHQIETVFKAFGRALRMAVELDERMAGQMPSTKGVL
- a CDS encoding DUF2164 domain-containing protein: MATKKKPPILTLTPEQESDANRKIQRFMEDRFELDLGSFEAAEILELFTREIAPHYYNRAIFDVQTQLKERFESIESDLWALEKN
- the hisH gene encoding imidazole glycerol phosphate synthase subunit HisH, with amino-acid sequence MQTVAVIDYGMGNLHSVAKALEHVGAGKVLITSDADVIREADRVVFPGVGAIRDCMAEIRRLGFDSLVREVSQDRPFLGICVGMQALLDTSEENDGVDCIGLFPGAVKFFGKDLHEDGEHLKVPHMGWNEVKQSVDHPLWHNIPDLARFYFVHSYYIAAGNPRQVVGSGHYGVDFAAALAEGSRFAVQFHPEKSHTHGLQLLQNFAAWDGRW
- the hisA gene encoding 1-(5-phosphoribosyl)-5-[(5-phosphoribosylamino)methylideneamino]imidazole-4-carboxamide isomerase, with the translated sequence MLIIPAIDLKDGACVRLRQGRMEDSTVFSDDPVSMAAKWVEGGCRRLHLVDLNGAFEGQPVNGEVVTAIAKRYPTLPIQIGGGIRSLETIEHYVKAGVSYVIIGTKAVKNPAFVAEACRAFPGKIIVGLDAKDGFVATDGWAEISTVQVIDLAKQFEADGVSSIVYTDIAKDGMMQGCNVPFTAALAAATKIPVIASGGIHNLGDIKSLLDAKAPGIIGAITGRAIYEGTLDVAEAQAFCDSYQG
- a CDS encoding S41 family peptidase yields the protein MLHLSRLTSLALTIALVIGAPLAFAAQPAPAVAPAGTAATSKAPLPLEELRTFAEVMDRIKAAYVEPVDDKTLLENAIKGMLSNLDPHSAYLGPEDFTELQESTSGEFGGLGIEVGSEDGFIKVVSPIDDTPASKAGIQAGDFIVKINGAPTRGQTMTEAVDKMRGKIGQKITLTLVRDGGTPFDVTLARAVIQVKSVKAQLLESGYGLIRITQFQVKTGEEVSKALAKLRKDNGKKLNGIILDLRNNPGGVLQAAVEVVDHFITKGLIVYTKGRIANSELRFSATGKDESEAVPMVVLINGGSASASEIVAGALQDQKRAVVMGTTSFGKGSVQTVLPLNNDRALKITTALYFTPNGRSIQAQGIVPDIEVRKAKITNEADGDYFKEADLQGHLGNGNGGADKPTGSGGKPKAMPQDDDYQLAQALSLLKGLSITSGR
- the hisF gene encoding imidazole glycerol phosphate synthase subunit HisF, with product MALAKRIIPCLDVDNGRVVKGVKFENIRDAGDPVEIARRYDEQGADEITFLDITASVDGRDTTLHTVERMASQVFIPLTVGGGVRTVQDIRNLLNAGADKVSINTAAVFNPEFVGEAAQHFGSQCIVVAIDAKKVSGPGETPRWEIFTHGGRKPTGLDAVEWAKKMEGLGAGEILLTSMDQDGMKNGFDLGVTRAISDALGIPVIASGGVGNLQHLADGILEGHASAVLAASIFHFGEYTVQEAKAYMAHRGIVMR
- a CDS encoding murein hydrolase activator EnvC, which translates into the protein MLRVLIALALTCLLQPAFADERAQTQQQLEATRQDIAELKKLLGKLQEEKSGVQKELKGTETEMGNLEKQVDALQKELKKSESELQRLDAEKKKLQSARTEQQRLIAIQARAAYQNGRQEYLKLLLNQQNPEKFARTLTYYDYLSQARLEQLKNFNETLRQLANVEKDISAQQAQLLVQKSDLDTQRDALDKVRKERQQVLAKLNDDVKARDQKLAAREQDQADLSKVLKTIEETLARQAREAEEARQKALIAQQEAEKKRLREAQARADADSDTSDAPRKQARPTPGALVSSSGETFGGPFAATRGKLPWPVDGRLLARFGETRGDDARTKWDGVMISASAGSQVHAVHGGRVVFADWLRGAGLLVILDHGNGFLSLYGHNQTLLKSAGDVVKAGESISTVGSSGGQDTPALYFAIRQQGHPSDPAQWCRAQG
- a CDS encoding divergent polysaccharide deacetylase family protein — translated: MSLRFVFVLLCCLVGAAHAEPARPTPQKAYLTLIIDDLGQNLPRDRRVLALPGPVTTAIMPDTPHATEFAREAHRAGKIVILHMPMDPATGPFAWHPELPIEELEKRLNAAFKMVPYTAGINNHMGSRMTAQPVAMAWLMGELQRRHKFFVDSRTSAQTVAAQQAQKIDLASVSRDVFLDDERTEAAIYSQLQTAINLARKQGSAVMIGHPYPQTLAVLERELPKLKAQGIEWIDIKQMISVRSNRATAAHGKDGVYR